The following proteins are co-located in the Candidatus Phytoplasma asteris genome:
- the rpsD gene encoding 30S ribosomal protein S4 has translation MSRYTGSLWKVSRRLNYSVSETGKELRKRAYGPGQHGQKKVKLSDYGLQLQEKQKLRFTYGVSEKQFRKTFDNASKLKGIHGEMFLVLLESRLDNVVYRLGFAKTRAQARQLANHGHILVDGKKVDIASYRLKPGQTVTLREKSKNLNIVQEAVNSKFVRADYVSLDKELVGKYVRYPQRNEFLPDINEQLIVEYYNR, from the coding sequence ATGTCACGTTATACAGGTTCACTTTGGAAAGTTTCAAGACGCCTTAATTATTCGGTTTCAGAAACTGGAAAAGAATTACGCAAAAGAGCTTATGGTCCAGGACAACACGGTCAAAAAAAAGTTAAATTAAGTGATTATGGGCTTCAATTGCAAGAAAAACAAAAATTACGTTTTACTTACGGCGTATCAGAAAAGCAATTTCGCAAAACTTTTGATAATGCAAGCAAACTAAAAGGGATTCATGGTGAAATGTTTTTAGTACTATTAGAATCTCGTCTTGATAATGTAGTTTATCGTTTAGGATTTGCCAAAACAAGAGCTCAAGCAAGACAATTAGCTAATCACGGTCATATTTTAGTAGATGGAAAAAAAGTAGATATTGCTTCTTATCGTTTAAAACCAGGGCAAACAGTTACTTTAAGAGAAAAATCTAAAAATCTAAATATTGTCCAAGAAGCTGTAAATAGTAAGTTTGTTCGCGCAGATTATGTTTCTTTAGATAAAGAATTGGTGGGTAAATATGTAAGATACCCTCAAAGAAACGAATTTTTACCAGATATTAACGAACAATTAATAGTTGAATATTATAATAGATAA
- a CDS encoding ABC transporter permease subunit has translation MLTLSFSRINNYFKAKYLFLTILTIIVSFLLYDDFYPQNTKNKDENTLVVGMECNYKPYNYLSNNKDKKDLHPLTINGKESDILVAGYDVLVAKELVDYLNAKYDKKIKLVIKKIDFDSLIPACQNGDIDLIIAGMSKTKERQDQIDFTDNSYYDEDQFYVIIINKNNPNKGEFIVNDKIQLPGKMLYQRGTFYEQIAKTLKGNEVEGIDNFDVQAQKVQTDSKYFYLADATVAQKHLQTHNNLDKIEMKKEIILDNKIKQAQIIEKDKETALYKEIKQAAGILAIGFQKQKDINKEFINNKQITKEDIEDFLTKELTSDKRKEFMYKQTSEKDTLNIWSIFKNNFSLYKRGILTTLKFGIYGTFGGFVLSLLLVLFQVLNITKKKSHFLIYYLHQIGCRIINFYIWIIKSTPMLVQAFVSYFFLKEFAFFQNATWYTPMFAAYMVIILNTMGYISEIITKNISFLDKGQIEASLSLGMTHTQTMRYIVLPQAIKRSQTPILNEFIINLKDCVVFSMLGGIIDIACASNALYSSVASPKPYYISSIIYLIIVGTVIFFLKKMEKVRQV, from the coding sequence TTGCTAACGTTATCTTTTTCAAGAATTAATAATTATTTTAAAGCTAAATATCTTTTTTTAACAATTTTAACTATTATTGTATCTTTTTTATTATATGATGATTTTTATCCTCAAAATACTAAAAACAAAGATGAAAATACTTTAGTTGTAGGAATGGAATGCAATTATAAACCTTATAATTATCTTTCTAATAATAAAGATAAAAAAGACTTGCATCCTTTAACAATAAATGGTAAAGAAAGTGATATTTTAGTTGCTGGATATGATGTTTTAGTAGCTAAAGAATTAGTTGATTATTTAAATGCAAAGTATGATAAAAAAATTAAATTAGTAATTAAAAAAATAGATTTTGATAGTTTAATTCCTGCTTGTCAAAATGGAGATATTGATTTAATTATTGCAGGGATGAGTAAAACAAAAGAAAGACAAGACCAAATTGATTTTACTGATAATTCTTATTATGATGAAGATCAATTTTATGTTATTATTATAAATAAAAATAATCCTAATAAGGGTGAATTTATAGTTAATGACAAAATTCAATTACCTGGAAAAATGTTATATCAACGAGGAACTTTTTACGAACAAATAGCAAAAACATTAAAAGGAAATGAAGTAGAAGGAATTGACAATTTTGATGTTCAAGCTCAAAAAGTTCAAACAGATTCCAAATATTTTTATTTAGCTGATGCAACTGTTGCCCAAAAACATTTACAAACTCATAATAATTTAGATAAAATAGAAATGAAAAAAGAAATAATTTTAGATAATAAAATAAAACAAGCTCAAATCATCGAAAAAGATAAAGAAACAGCTTTATATAAAGAAATAAAACAAGCCGCTGGAATACTTGCTATTGGATTTCAAAAACAAAAAGACATTAACAAAGAATTTATTAACAACAAACAAATTACCAAAGAAGACATTGAAGATTTTTTAACAAAAGAACTTACCTCAGATAAAAGAAAAGAATTCATGTATAAACAAACCTCAGAAAAAGATACATTAAATATATGGTCTATTTTTAAAAATAACTTTTCTCTTTATAAAAGAGGGATTTTAACAACTCTTAAATTTGGGATTTATGGCACTTTTGGAGGATTTGTCTTATCTTTATTGTTAGTTCTTTTCCAAGTGTTAAATATTACCAAAAAGAAAAGTCATTTTTTAATTTATTATTTGCATCAAATAGGATGTAGAATTATTAATTTTTATATATGGATTATTAAAAGTACTCCTATGTTAGTGCAAGCTTTTGTGAGTTATTTTTTCTTAAAAGAGTTTGCTTTTTTCCAAAATGCTACTTGGTATACTCCAATGTTTGCTGCTTATATGGTAATTATTTTAAATACTATGGGCTATATTTCAGAAATTATTACTAAAAATATTTCCTTTTTGGATAAAGGACAAATTGAGGCTTCCTTGTCTTTGGGAATGACACATACTCAAACAATGCGCTATATTGTTTTGCCCCAAGCTATTAAAAGATCACAAACTCCTATTTTAAATGAGTTTATTATTAATTTAAAAGATTGTGTTGTTTTTAGTATGTTAGGTGGAATTATTGATATTGCTTGTGCTTCTAATGCTTTGTATAGTAGTGTTGCAAGCCCTAAACCTTATTATATTTCTTCTATTATTTATTTGATTATTGTAGGAACTGTTATTTTCTTTTTGAAAAAAATGGAAAAAGTAAGACAAGTTTAA
- the mgtA gene encoding magnesium-translocating P-type ATPase, translated as MKKVNLKRQETIDFLKTMSQKSQEQTLQTLNSSFQGLDQNQVMLHQSLYGKNILSQEIKTIFTKQLLQIAITPFNIVLLILTLISLVNDVLTPSPENRSYATIITTILMFLGSVIVQFSQESKHLKITSQLKTLVQNTTAVKRNNSKLEIALEEVVRGDIVILSAGDIIPADIKLLETKDFFVKTTTFTGESEPVEKMACAFLQSETILDDPKLVLAGSTVISGYATGIVLVTGKDTYLGNISQEITKKKSLSHLDQSINTIAKLLMICICLMAPLVFLFNFKKPQNTLLQSFLFALTIAFGLTPKMLPLIVATSFSKGIVALSKRKVIVKNLNAISSFGAMNILFTDKTGTLTEDQIFLENFLDLNGNEDIRVLRHAYLNSFFQTGLKSLIDKAIITKTNNAQTLHPSLQGITEQFTKIDEIPFDFKRRKMSVVIQDVSQKQQMITKGAIEEILAICDHVELEGKVVPLSDQSKQIVLQQTITYNQKGYRVVGVAQKLISNPKQQPCFTPGQIEEKSMVLIGLLTFLDPIKESSTQTIASLQQKGIIVKILTGDNDILTKAIAQKLNIQTTYCLQGSIIDNLSDDALYEASQKTNLFTKLSPEQKARIVSVFKQKGNIVAFMGDGINDASAMKQANLGICVDSGAEITKEIADIILLEKQLIVLEQGVVEGRKTYTNALKYIKFTLSSNFANSLSILLASLCLNFQPMIVLQVLFLDLIYDLICFAIPFDNVDDIYLQKPRKWDFASIKSFMLWFGFFSFLLDVAFLIGMKFILKNLSQSPQLFQTSWFIFSMWSQTLTLFLLRTDKIIAKNNQKNLPSFLIMSCCCLGLVITTFLPLMPIVSQALNLDKSIFEKPTIFSFLLFLVVIYSLVMIWAKKIFIQKHKQLL; from the coding sequence ATGAAAAAAGTAAATTTAAAACGCCAAGAAACAATTGATTTTTTAAAAACTATGAGTCAAAAATCCCAAGAACAAACTCTACAAACCCTTAATTCTTCTTTTCAAGGATTAGATCAAAATCAAGTAATGTTGCATCAAAGTTTGTATGGTAAAAATATTTTATCCCAAGAAATCAAAACCATTTTTACTAAACAATTACTCCAAATTGCAATTACTCCTTTTAATATTGTTTTATTAATTTTAACTCTTATTTCTTTGGTTAATGATGTTCTTACTCCCAGTCCAGAAAATAGAAGTTATGCTACTATTATAACTACTATTTTAATGTTTTTGGGTTCTGTCATTGTCCAATTTAGTCAAGAAAGTAAACATTTAAAAATTACTTCTCAATTAAAAACTTTGGTACAAAATACAACTGCAGTTAAACGAAATAATTCTAAATTGGAAATCGCTTTAGAAGAAGTAGTAAGAGGAGATATTGTTATTCTTTCGGCAGGAGATATTATTCCAGCTGATATTAAATTATTAGAAACTAAAGATTTTTTTGTAAAAACTACTACTTTTACTGGTGAATCAGAACCAGTAGAAAAAATGGCGTGTGCTTTTTTACAAAGTGAAACTATTTTAGACGATCCTAAATTAGTTTTAGCAGGTTCAACTGTTATTTCTGGTTATGCTACAGGTATTGTTTTAGTCACCGGAAAAGATACTTATTTAGGTAATATCAGCCAGGAAATTACTAAAAAAAAATCCCTTTCACACTTAGATCAAAGTATTAATACCATTGCTAAATTACTTATGATATGTATTTGTTTAATGGCGCCTTTAGTATTTTTATTCAACTTTAAAAAACCTCAAAATACTTTATTACAATCATTTCTTTTTGCTCTTACTATTGCCTTTGGACTTACTCCTAAAATGCTTCCCTTAATTGTTGCTACTTCTTTTTCTAAAGGAATTGTTGCTTTATCCAAGCGCAAAGTAATTGTTAAAAACCTAAATGCTATTTCTAGTTTTGGAGCAATGAATATTTTATTTACTGACAAAACAGGAACCCTTACCGAAGACCAAATCTTTTTGGAAAATTTCTTAGACCTTAATGGCAACGAAGATATCCGTGTTTTGCGTCATGCCTATCTGAATAGTTTTTTTCAAACAGGGCTTAAAAGTTTAATTGATAAAGCCATTATTACCAAAACAAATAATGCCCAAACTCTACATCCTTCTTTACAAGGAATCACCGAGCAATTTACCAAAATTGATGAAATTCCTTTTGATTTTAAAAGAAGAAAAATGAGTGTAGTAATACAAGATGTTTCCCAAAAACAACAAATGATTACTAAAGGAGCAATTGAAGAAATACTTGCTATTTGTGATCATGTAGAACTTGAAGGCAAAGTTGTTCCTTTAAGTGACCAAAGCAAACAAATAGTCCTGCAACAAACCATAACTTATAATCAAAAAGGTTATCGCGTAGTTGGAGTAGCCCAAAAACTTATCTCAAATCCCAAACAACAACCCTGTTTTACTCCTGGACAAATTGAAGAAAAATCAATGGTTCTAATCGGATTGCTTACTTTTTTAGACCCTATTAAAGAAAGTTCAACCCAAACTATTGCCTCTTTGCAACAAAAAGGTATTATTGTTAAAATCCTTACAGGAGACAACGATATTCTTACCAAAGCTATTGCCCAAAAATTAAATATTCAAACAACTTATTGTCTTCAAGGAAGTATCATCGATAATTTAAGTGATGATGCTCTTTACGAAGCTTCTCAAAAAACTAATCTTTTTACTAAATTATCCCCCGAACAAAAAGCAAGAATTGTATCTGTTTTTAAACAAAAAGGCAATATCGTTGCTTTTATGGGTGACGGAATTAACGATGCTTCTGCTATGAAACAAGCTAATTTAGGTATTTGTGTTGATAGTGGTGCTGAAATTACTAAAGAAATTGCAGATATTATTTTGTTAGAAAAACAACTTATCGTTTTAGAACAAGGAGTTGTAGAAGGAAGAAAAACCTATACTAACGCCCTTAAATACATTAAATTTACTCTATCTTCTAATTTTGCCAATTCCCTCAGTATTTTGCTTGCTAGTTTATGTCTTAATTTTCAACCTATGATAGTTTTACAAGTTTTATTTTTAGACCTTATCTATGATTTGATTTGTTTTGCTATTCCTTTTGATAATGTTGATGATATTTATTTACAAAAACCACGCAAATGGGATTTTGCAAGTATTAAAAGTTTTATGTTATGGTTTGGTTTTTTTTCTTTCTTATTGGATGTGGCTTTTTTAATTGGAATGAAATTTATTTTAAAAAACTTATCCCAAAGTCCACAATTATTTCAAACTAGTTGGTTTATTTTTTCAATGTGGTCACAAACATTAACCCTTTTCTTACTGCGAACTGACAAAATTATTGCTAAAAACAATCAAAAAAACCTTCCTTCTTTCCTTATTATGTCATGTTGTTGTTTAGGTTTGGTAATTACTACTTTCCTTCCTTTAATGCCTATTGTAAGTCAAGCCCTTAATTTAGATAAATCAATTTTTGAAAAACCTACAATTTTTTCCTTTTTGTTATTTTTAGTAGTTATTTATTCATTAGTTATGATATGGGCTAAAAAAATCTTTATTCAAAAACACAAACAATTATTATAA
- a CDS encoding DegV family protein → MNKRKLGIVVDSTCGNTYGKNFFEDISVVPLTLIVGETSYIDGAIYNTTLLNFIENKQKVTTSQPNPELFIKAFKEQFDLGYKHVICLTLSSKLSGTHNSALLAKKTLNNPNITVIDTQNIGPGVYFFLQRINDWLTQNPDVCPQTITDKINEEKLKGFLLCTVNNLKILAYNGRISKFRFLIGNLLKIHPILKFQQGVLSIEKKVRNLKNCFNYCLKKILEHKTANNKLDIQVIYVDDDKDAKELLAQIKKLANPQIKATLYGAISPVVAAHIGYKGFGFYLNEITD, encoded by the coding sequence ATGAATAAACGAAAATTAGGCATTGTAGTTGATTCTACTTGCGGAAATACTTATGGCAAAAACTTTTTTGAAGATATTTCAGTAGTGCCTTTAACATTAATTGTTGGAGAAACTAGCTATATTGATGGTGCCATTTACAATACCACTTTACTAAATTTTATTGAAAACAAACAAAAAGTAACTACCAGCCAACCCAATCCAGAGCTTTTTATTAAAGCTTTCAAGGAACAATTTGACTTAGGATATAAACACGTTATTTGTTTAACTTTATCCAGTAAACTAAGTGGTACTCATAATAGTGCTCTTTTAGCTAAAAAAACGCTTAACAATCCTAATATTACTGTTATTGATACTCAAAATATTGGTCCTGGAGTTTATTTTTTCTTACAAAGAATCAATGATTGGCTTACTCAAAACCCTGATGTTTGCCCTCAAACAATCACTGATAAAATCAATGAAGAAAAACTAAAAGGCTTTTTGTTATGCACTGTTAATAATTTAAAAATATTAGCTTATAATGGACGTATCTCCAAATTTAGATTTTTAATTGGCAATCTTTTGAAAATACATCCTATTTTAAAATTTCAACAAGGAGTGTTATCAATTGAAAAAAAAGTAAGAAACTTAAAAAACTGTTTTAATTATTGTCTTAAAAAAATATTAGAACACAAAACTGCAAATAATAAACTTGATATTCAAGTTATTTATGTAGATGATGACAAAGATGCCAAAGAACTTTTAGCACAAATCAAAAAATTAGCTAACCCCCAAATTAAAGCTACTCTTTATGGTGCTATTTCTCCTGTAGTAGCAGCTCATATTGGCTATAAAGGATTTGGATTTTATCTTAACGAAATTACAGATTAA
- a CDS encoding diadenylate cyclase: MKGISMFGTSPLWTVFLFLCIFIVFHFFLRKYQVLNMVFLFLLLFSLVYCLKSYHYTFVEPIFKRYLSLDISENIYDCLLNFILTSIIIIKAPSLRVAFNNWSKHWNIKRQNFFMGGDNTQKEIIKATLELASRKIGALITIEKNNTLEQYAQKAILIDGNVSKELLLNIFALNTPLHDGAVIIRGDKILCASAYFTLSSSADSLDKKTGSRHRAALGISETTDSMTIVVSEETGNISIALEGMMFQTNEQEKLKEYLAIFMN; this comes from the coding sequence TTGAAAGGAATTTCTATGTTTGGCACTTCTCCTTTATGGACAGTTTTTTTGTTTTTGTGTATCTTTATTGTTTTTCATTTTTTCTTACGCAAATATCAAGTTTTAAATATGGTATTTTTATTTTTGCTGTTATTTTCCCTTGTTTATTGTTTGAAAAGCTACCATTATACTTTTGTTGAACCTATTTTTAAAAGATATCTTAGTTTAGATATTTCTGAAAACATTTATGATTGTTTATTAAATTTTATTCTAACTAGTATCATCATCATCAAAGCTCCTTCTTTAAGAGTTGCTTTTAATAATTGGTCTAAGCATTGGAACATCAAACGACAAAACTTTTTTATGGGTGGAGATAATACCCAAAAAGAAATTATTAAAGCTACTTTAGAACTTGCTTCTCGTAAAATAGGAGCCTTAATTACGATTGAAAAAAATAATACTTTGGAACAATACGCCCAAAAAGCTATCTTAATTGATGGTAATGTTTCTAAAGAATTGTTATTAAACATCTTTGCTCTCAACACACCTTTACACGATGGAGCAGTTATTATTAGAGGAGATAAAATTTTGTGCGCTAGTGCCTATTTTACCTTGTCTTCATCAGCTGATTCCTTAGACAAAAAAACTGGTTCGCGTCACCGTGCAGCTTTAGGGATTAGCGAAACTACAGATAGTATGACAATTGTTGTCTCTGAGGAAACAGGAAATATTTCTATTGCTTTAGAAGGGATGATGTTTCAAACTAACGAACAAGAAAAACTTAAAGAATATTTAGCTATTTTTATGAATTAA
- the folP gene encoding dihydropteroate synthase, whose protein sequence is MMGLNNQTINLYSKHPKIWKLAHNRQIEISHKALIMAIINVTPDSFSDGNQHFTTQKAVNHALRCLKEGVDIIDIGGESTRPGAIPITPLEEQKRILPVIKELSRHPKAIISVDTYHFQTAKLAIKAGAHIINDVCGLQQNPQMAQTIASLNAGVCIMHTGRNRKKLSNALQDQFYFLNHSLEIAKQAQIATEAIVIDPGFGFEKNIDENFDIIKEFEQLTKMELPILVGLSRKRFLKAIIPTESLLQVESLDAITATANFLLRTKGASIFRVHNVKMNKNSLLLADTLMKKI, encoded by the coding sequence ATGATGGGACTTAACAATCAAACAATTAATTTATATTCCAAACACCCTAAAATATGGAAACTGGCTCACAACCGCCAAATTGAAATTTCTCATAAAGCCTTAATTATGGCAATTATTAATGTTACTCCTGATTCTTTTTCAGATGGAAACCAACATTTTACTACTCAAAAAGCAGTTAATCATGCTCTTCGTTGTCTCAAAGAAGGTGTTGATATCATTGATATTGGAGGCGAATCTACTCGTCCAGGAGCAATCCCAATTACTCCTTTAGAAGAACAAAAACGCATTTTGCCTGTTATTAAAGAATTATCACGTCATCCTAAAGCCATTATTTCTGTTGATACTTATCATTTTCAAACCGCTAAATTAGCCATTAAAGCTGGAGCTCATATTATCAATGATGTTTGTGGCTTGCAACAAAATCCTCAAATGGCACAAACAATTGCCTCATTAAATGCAGGTGTTTGTATTATGCATACAGGCAGAAATCGCAAAAAACTTTCTAATGCCTTGCAAGACCAATTTTATTTTTTAAATCATTCCTTAGAAATTGCCAAACAAGCCCAAATTGCAACAGAGGCAATAGTAATTGACCCTGGGTTTGGTTTTGAAAAAAACATTGATGAAAACTTTGATATTATAAAAGAATTTGAGCAATTAACTAAAATGGAACTACCCATATTGGTAGGTCTTTCACGTAAAAGATTTCTTAAAGCAATAATTCCAACTGAAAGCCTTTTGCAAGTAGAATCATTAGATGCCATTACTGCTACTGCTAATTTTTTGTTAAGAACTAAAGGAGCTTCGATTTTTCGAGTGCATAATGTCAAAATGAATAAAAATAGTTTGCTTTTAGCAGATACTTTAATGAAAAAAATATAA
- the lysS gene encoding lysine--tRNA ligase, translating into MATKLSEQEIIRHQKMNELKKINIDPFGKKFVPSHSIEQILLQYQKADSLALEQSQIHVCVAGRIVLKRGQGKAGFLHLQDFNFRMQAYIKLDLVGKDAFQIYQNCDLGDIIGIKGFLFKTKTQELTIKALEFIHLTKALKPLPDKFHGLQNREEMRKNRYVDLIVNEKTRQVFLTRSLIMKYIRNFFDNQGFLEVETPILQPTLGGASAKPFITHHNALNCDFYLRIATELPLKKLIVGGMNKVYEIGRLFRNEGIDATHNPEFSTIEAYLAYADMQDIMDLTKQCLQELAQKLFGKLQFTYQNQEIDFSHFAKVSMVASIKEKTGIDFTDNFTLEQCLSLAKKHQIEVMPHFSQGHIIEAFFGKYVENTLIQPTFVYGHPLEISPLAKQNEADPRFTDRFELFIVGKEFANAFSELNDPIEQEKRFLNQLQQKQLGNDEANDMDYDFLNALNYGMPPTGGLGMGLDRLVMLLTDTANIRDVILFPHCKNQNKFSQNKTANKVLTNNDNE; encoded by the coding sequence ATGGCAACAAAATTAAGCGAACAAGAAATTATTAGACATCAAAAAATGAATGAATTAAAAAAAATAAACATCGATCCTTTTGGAAAAAAATTTGTCCCTTCTCATTCCATCGAACAAATTCTTTTGCAATACCAAAAAGCAGATAGTCTAGCTCTCGAACAATCACAAATCCATGTTTGTGTAGCTGGCAGAATCGTTTTAAAAAGAGGACAAGGCAAAGCAGGTTTTTTGCATTTACAAGATTTTAATTTCCGAATGCAAGCATATATAAAACTGGATTTAGTGGGCAAAGATGCTTTTCAGATTTATCAAAATTGTGATTTAGGAGATATCATAGGCATCAAAGGTTTTTTATTTAAAACCAAAACGCAAGAATTAACCATTAAAGCCTTGGAATTTATTCATCTTACCAAAGCCCTAAAACCTTTACCTGACAAATTTCATGGCTTGCAAAACCGCGAAGAGATGAGAAAAAATCGCTATGTTGATCTAATCGTAAACGAAAAAACAAGACAAGTATTTTTAACTCGCAGTTTGATTATGAAATACATTAGAAATTTTTTTGATAATCAGGGCTTTTTAGAAGTAGAAACTCCTATTTTACAACCAACTTTGGGAGGCGCTTCTGCCAAACCTTTTATCACTCATCACAACGCTCTTAATTGTGATTTTTACTTGAGAATTGCTACCGAATTACCCCTTAAAAAATTAATTGTTGGTGGAATGAATAAAGTCTATGAAATCGGACGTCTTTTCAGAAATGAAGGAATTGATGCCACACATAATCCCGAATTTAGCACTATTGAGGCTTACTTGGCTTATGCTGATATGCAAGATATTATGGACTTAACAAAGCAATGCTTGCAAGAATTGGCCCAAAAATTGTTTGGCAAGTTGCAATTTACTTACCAAAACCAAGAAATTGATTTTTCCCATTTTGCAAAAGTAAGTATGGTTGCATCAATCAAGGAAAAAACAGGAATTGATTTTACAGATAATTTTACCTTGGAACAATGCCTTTCTTTGGCAAAAAAACACCAAATTGAAGTTATGCCCCATTTTAGTCAAGGACATATCATTGAGGCTTTTTTTGGAAAATACGTAGAAAACACTCTCATTCAGCCTACTTTTGTCTACGGACATCCACTGGAAATAAGTCCTTTGGCAAAACAAAACGAAGCTGATCCTCGCTTTACTGACCGTTTTGAACTTTTTATTGTAGGTAAGGAATTTGCTAATGCTTTTAGCGAACTTAACGACCCTATCGAACAAGAAAAACGTTTTTTAAATCAATTACAACAAAAACAATTAGGCAACGACGAAGCCAATGACATGGACTATGATTTCCTAAACGCCCTTAATTATGGCATGCCTCCAACTGGTGGTCTTGGAATGGGACTTGATCGTTTGGTTATGCTTTTAACCGATACTGCAAATATTCGTGATGTTATTTTATTTCCACATTGTAAAAATCAAAATAAATTTAGTCAAAACAAAACAGCAAATAAAGTCCTAACGAATAACGATAACGAATAA